A window of the Candidatus Poseidoniia archaeon genome harbors these coding sequences:
- a CDS encoding 2-hydroxyacyl-CoA dehydratase: MDRPKTLEGWGNQPLEEILWLCQETIEDIEVTTVKRWREAGGKVLGHFQVYFPEEIAHAAGMLPMKMFGASVEPREADSRFGSFLCSILKTNLEQVLSGRVEIDMFVTHPICDAARNLAPIWGRNFDYPCQILYLPQNPNSSHSVQYLKEEYERIQGVIEGVAGRKITKDDLRNSIAVFNKNRALLRKLYAIKRERPWLITINEAYVLVALGGLIPREEHNELLEAVIPLIEKRDAREQDRIRVVFEGGFCEQPPLDMLRTIGRSCYVVDDDLLIGMRYILEDIDAGDNPLEAMAEAYINNSSYSPVQHDLRKPKEKMLRERFENTDAEAVIITAAKMCEPGLEEQVTYTQELEKDDTPYFVSEFEENMSSFDHLEIQLETFVENLMFD; the protein is encoded by the coding sequence ATGGATAGACCAAAAACGCTCGAAGGATGGGGAAATCAGCCACTGGAAGAAATTCTGTGGCTCTGTCAGGAAACCATAGAAGATATCGAAGTAACAACGGTTAAACGCTGGCGGGAAGCGGGCGGAAAAGTACTGGGCCACTTCCAGGTATATTTCCCAGAAGAAATAGCCCATGCTGCTGGCATGCTGCCTATGAAGATGTTTGGAGCTTCTGTGGAACCCCGTGAAGCAGATAGCAGATTTGGATCCTTTTTATGTTCGATTTTGAAAACAAATCTGGAACAGGTCCTTTCCGGCAGGGTGGAAATAGATATGTTCGTCACACATCCTATTTGTGATGCCGCCCGAAATCTGGCCCCAATTTGGGGGCGGAATTTTGATTACCCTTGCCAAATTCTTTATCTTCCCCAGAACCCGAACTCTAGTCATTCCGTTCAATATCTGAAAGAAGAGTATGAAAGAATCCAGGGTGTAATCGAAGGAGTTGCGGGCAGGAAAATAACAAAGGATGACTTGCGAAATTCTATTGCTGTTTTTAACAAAAACCGAGCCTTACTCCGAAAGTTATATGCGATAAAAAGGGAAAGGCCTTGGCTCATTACTATCAATGAAGCATACGTCTTAGTGGCTTTAGGTGGCTTGATTCCACGGGAAGAACATAATGAATTACTCGAAGCAGTAATTCCTCTAATTGAGAAGAGAGATGCCCGTGAACAGGATCGCATTCGGGTTGTTTTTGAAGGTGGTTTCTGTGAACAGCCACCACTGGACATGTTGAGGACTATCGGCAGGTCATGTTACGTAGTTGATGATGACCTGTTAATTGGAATGCGATACATACTCGAAGATATTGATGCTGGTGATAATCCGTTAGAGGCGATGGCTGAAGCCTATATCAATAACTCATCCTACAGCCCCGTGCAACATGATTTGCGTAAACCGAAAGAAAAGATGTTGAGAGAAAGGTTTGAAAATACGGATGCAGAAGCTGTGATTATAACTGCAGCAAAAATGTGCGAACCTGGTCTAGAGGAACAGGTCACTTATACTCAGGAGCTCGAAAAGGATGACACCCCCTATTTTGTGAGCGAATTTGAGGAAAATATGTCCAGTTTTGACCATTTGGAGATTCAGCTAGAAACGTTCGTAGAGAACCTGATGTTTGATTGA
- a CDS encoding 2-hydroxyacyl-CoA dehydratase family protein, whose protein sequence is MARLESQKRLKEVLKDYYTGMKSPIAWCTSAGPAEILRALGFEVYFPENHGAFLGASRTAEKYIPRAHQAGFDGEICSYLTADIGAWLMKETPLTKVYGLKSIPEPDIIVYNTNQCREVSEWFNFFGREYNCPVVGIYPPRYLEEVSEADVDNVTAQLRGLISVGEEIIGKPLDYQKLSETLALSFEGSKLWKKMLETASQTPAPLTFFDGCILMAPIVILRGTEICVDFYREALTELEELVARNQGAVPDEKVRIYWEGMPVWGRLRNLAELFAENNTAVVASTYCNSWVFDDFDPERPLESMAYAYTQIFINRGENAKLEVMKNLMKTFRVDGVVFHDSKTCFNNANSRFGLPQRVEEATGKDSISFDGDLVDLRFFSDGQTRTKLETFIEQLKFKK, encoded by the coding sequence ATGGCTAGACTCGAATCACAAAAAAGACTGAAAGAAGTTCTGAAAGATTACTATACGGGAATGAAATCTCCGATAGCTTGGTGCACTAGTGCTGGGCCGGCGGAGATACTGCGGGCTCTTGGATTTGAGGTGTATTTCCCAGAAAATCATGGTGCCTTTCTGGGAGCGTCACGCACAGCTGAAAAATACATTCCACGTGCTCATCAGGCAGGTTTTGACGGTGAAATCTGCTCCTATCTTACGGCAGACATTGGTGCTTGGTTGATGAAAGAGACTCCCCTGACAAAAGTGTATGGTCTGAAATCCATTCCCGAACCTGATATTATAGTGTACAACACAAATCAGTGCAGGGAAGTGTCCGAATGGTTCAACTTTTTTGGTCGTGAATATAACTGTCCTGTGGTCGGAATATATCCGCCACGCTATTTAGAGGAAGTTTCAGAAGCTGATGTAGATAATGTAACGGCTCAATTAAGGGGTCTGATTTCCGTTGGAGAAGAAATTATTGGAAAACCTTTGGATTATCAGAAACTGTCGGAGACACTTGCACTGAGTTTTGAAGGTTCGAAACTCTGGAAAAAAATGCTGGAAACTGCGAGCCAGACGCCAGCACCACTAACATTTTTTGATGGATGTATTTTAATGGCTCCTATTGTTATCCTGCGTGGAACGGAGATATGTGTTGATTTCTATAGAGAAGCGTTGACGGAACTTGAGGAATTAGTTGCAAGAAACCAAGGTGCCGTCCCTGATGAGAAAGTGAGAATTTACTGGGAAGGCATGCCGGTCTGGGGACGTTTAAGAAACCTGGCCGAGCTTTTCGCCGAAAATAATACTGCTGTGGTGGCCTCAACCTACTGCAATAGCTGGGTATTCGATGATTTTGACCCGGAAAGGCCTTTGGAATCTATGGCTTATGCGTATACTCAAATTTTCATTAACAGGGGAGAAAATGCAAAGCTAGAAGTGATGAAGAATTTGATGAAAACCTTCAGAGTTGACGGCGTCGTATTTCACGATTCAAAAACTTGTTTCAACAACGCGAACAGTCGTTTTGGCTTGCCTCAACGAGTTGAAGAAGCTACAGGCAAGGATAGCATATCCTTCGATGGAGACTTAGTGGATTTGAGATTCTTTTCCGATGGTCAGACACGAACAAAACTTGAAACATTCATCGAACAACTGAAATTCAAGAAATAG
- a CDS encoding acyl-CoA dehydratase activase produces MKHVIGVDVGSTYTKAVILSPEKKVIGKAMVQTGFKLDKAAEKVFDQVLKESGLAKEKIGYAISTGYGRHMVPYRDITVTDLTATARGTNFFFPETRTVLDIGGQTMKASRLDEKVKVRSFRLNDKCAAGTGAFLEKTARYMGYGTEEIGPLVDTSKEQVPISGVCAVFAESEVINQLSLGSAPSDIMFGAMTSLVKRAIQLLKRVKMESQVTLTGGIMRFGTMVNVLTENVDEKINVPDGDMVQFTTALGAATLALQRLEKVGASA; encoded by the coding sequence ATGAAACATGTCATTGGAGTAGATGTGGGTTCTACATACACCAAGGCTGTGATTCTTTCCCCTGAAAAAAAGGTGATTGGAAAAGCGATGGTACAAACTGGTTTCAAATTGGATAAGGCAGCCGAAAAGGTATTCGATCAAGTTCTGAAAGAATCGGGTCTGGCCAAAGAAAAGATCGGATATGCCATTTCAACGGGATACGGCCGACATATGGTACCTTATCGAGACATTACAGTCACTGACTTAACAGCTACAGCGCGGGGCACAAATTTTTTCTTCCCTGAAACCCGGACTGTACTAGATATCGGCGGGCAGACTATGAAGGCCAGTCGCCTAGATGAAAAAGTAAAAGTCAGGTCTTTCCGCCTTAATGACAAATGTGCAGCCGGAACGGGAGCGTTTCTCGAAAAAACAGCCCGATATATGGGATATGGAACAGAGGAAATCGGCCCCCTCGTTGATACATCAAAGGAGCAAGTTCCCATATCTGGAGTTTGTGCCGTGTTCGCGGAGTCTGAAGTAATTAATCAATTGTCTTTGGGCTCAGCACCCTCAGATATCATGTTTGGAGCAATGACCTCATTGGTAAAACGTGCAATACAGTTATTGAAACGAGTCAAAATGGAATCACAGGTCACACTTACTGGTGGTATTATGCGATTTGGGACGATGGTGAATGTACTAACAGAAAACGTAGATGAAAAAATCAATGTACCTGACGGAGACATGGTTCAGTTCACGACCGCGCTCGGTGCTGCAACACTGGCCCTACAACGCCTAGAGAAAGTGGGGGCATCTGCATGA
- a CDS encoding 2-hydroxyacyl-CoA dehydratase family protein, whose translation MVGLKTVFDIFAFYDDVKASGKKIAWCSAFAPTEVLMAMDIIPVYPENHAAILGALSPDRNPDNPYSQDSIKLSEASGLSSPILCKYALSDIGILLGDVASPIHGLPEPDMFYACNSQCSVVERWGNEVQKIFSQQNKDVPHYVLRAPPLVRKEEHSPEELQHFKEKIEQHIKEICDRFELNYNEEKLNEIVEEADKANRLWQKCLELAKRKPTPWTNIDAFTAMAPIVVARGTKICTDYYRSLLSELEERIEKGIQAVPDEKIRLVWDAIPIWPRKNWLAKYCEENNVAFVASTYTHSWWFNFDANHAMDSLVRRYAWNTMNRSKDWILNWTINMVKEYQADGIVAHWNNSCSIWNSYVKRRLPGYEAAGIPTVMIEADMVDARFFDEAKITEQLDNFVQSF comes from the coding sequence ATGGTAGGATTAAAGACAGTATTTGACATATTCGCATTTTATGATGATGTGAAGGCCAGCGGGAAAAAAATAGCTTGGTGTTCCGCATTTGCCCCCACTGAAGTCCTTATGGCAATGGATATTATCCCTGTATACCCTGAAAACCATGCTGCAATACTGGGCGCCCTATCTCCTGATAGAAACCCTGACAATCCGTACAGCCAAGATTCTATCAAATTATCTGAGGCAAGTGGGTTAAGCTCACCCATACTATGTAAATATGCCCTCAGTGATATCGGGATACTCCTAGGAGATGTAGCCTCTCCCATCCACGGCCTCCCCGAACCGGATATGTTTTATGCCTGCAACAGCCAATGTTCAGTTGTGGAACGGTGGGGCAATGAGGTCCAGAAAATATTTTCACAGCAAAACAAAGATGTCCCTCATTATGTACTGCGGGCACCGCCTCTGGTAAGAAAAGAAGAGCATTCACCAGAGGAATTACAGCATTTTAAAGAGAAAATCGAACAACACATAAAGGAAATATGTGACCGTTTTGAATTGAACTATAATGAAGAAAAACTAAATGAAATTGTAGAAGAAGCAGACAAGGCCAATCGATTATGGCAGAAATGTCTTGAACTAGCGAAAAGAAAACCGACACCATGGACCAATATTGATGCTTTTACTGCTATGGCACCAATTGTAGTCGCACGAGGAACAAAAATCTGTACGGATTATTACCGCTCGCTTCTGTCTGAACTGGAGGAAAGAATTGAAAAAGGAATCCAAGCGGTGCCCGATGAAAAAATAAGACTTGTCTGGGACGCAATCCCCATCTGGCCGCGAAAAAACTGGCTGGCAAAATACTGCGAAGAAAACAATGTTGCTTTTGTAGCCAGTACATACACACATAGTTGGTGGTTCAATTTTGACGCAAATCATGCAATGGACTCTCTAGTGAGAAGATACGCATGGAATACCATGAATCGTTCAAAAGACTGGATTTTGAATTGGACCATCAATATGGTCAAGGAATATCAGGCAGATGGGATTGTTGCTCATTGGAACAACAGTTGCAGCATTTGGAACAGTTATGTTAAACGCCGACTTCCGGGATATGAAGCGGCAGGGATCCCCACTGTAATGATTGAGGCAGATATGGTAGATGCACGATTCTTTGATGAAGCAAAAATCACTGAGCAACTGGATAATTTTGTTCAATCATTTTAA
- a CDS encoding 2-dehydropantoate 2-reductase — MEGNIVKISDAQLRIGIIGGGPAGLTLAAHLIEAGAMVVVCDLITEKIDVIKKSGIKLTKTINKHVSINHVCCTISELGDYDLDVIVISVKTTALNAVVEQLTRIDSGKMFVMCAQNGIDNELIAAEAFGKDRTLRMVINYAGEMKNLNTVKVTFFHPPNHIAALTANGKEISEAIRNLLNSVKLKTEISGPDKIRNYVWEKSILNASLSCLCAISHCTMKEVMTFPETKNLVAGIIDESIMVAEKEKIEIRNGFRRDCILYLEKAGNHKPSMLIDIENGAMTEIDRLNGKILEYGLKHGIDTPLNRAVTALIHLQEKKENG, encoded by the coding sequence ATGGAAGGAAATATAGTGAAGATATCTGATGCTCAATTAAGGATAGGTATAATCGGTGGAGGACCAGCCGGGCTCACATTAGCAGCCCATCTAATTGAAGCTGGAGCAATGGTAGTTGTGTGTGACCTTATAACTGAAAAAATTGATGTGATAAAAAAATCCGGCATTAAACTGACAAAGACAATCAACAAACATGTAAGCATCAACCATGTCTGCTGCACTATTTCTGAACTGGGTGATTATGACCTAGACGTGATTGTAATATCTGTAAAAACCACAGCACTAAATGCTGTTGTTGAGCAATTAACTCGGATTGATTCCGGAAAAATGTTTGTCATGTGTGCTCAGAATGGCATTGATAACGAATTAATCGCTGCAGAGGCCTTCGGTAAAGATAGAACCTTGCGGATGGTCATAAATTATGCAGGTGAAATGAAAAATTTGAATACGGTCAAAGTGACCTTTTTCCATCCGCCTAATCACATAGCCGCTTTAACAGCAAATGGAAAAGAGATTTCAGAAGCAATTAGAAATTTATTGAATTCTGTGAAACTGAAGACAGAAATTTCGGGACCGGATAAGATAAGGAATTATGTCTGGGAAAAATCCATTTTGAATGCTTCATTGAGCTGTTTATGCGCCATATCACATTGCACTATGAAAGAGGTGATGACTTTTCCTGAAACAAAGAATCTAGTCGCAGGAATCATTGATGAATCTATCATGGTTGCGGAAAAGGAAAAGATAGAGATACGGAATGGTTTTCGAAGAGATTGTATTCTTTACCTGGAAAAGGCAGGCAATCACAAGCCCTCTATGCTAATCGATATCGAGAATGGGGCAATGACCGAAATTGACCGACTAAATGGGAAAATTCTGGAGTATGGATTAAAACATGGCATAGACACACCGCTGAATCGTGCCGTTACTGCGCTAATCCATCTTCAAGAAAAGAAAGAAAATGGATAA
- a CDS encoding acyl-CoA dehydratase activase, whose protein sequence is MALAAGVDVGSTQTKAVIINEDLKIIGRALIDTGANVVQAAEKAYFKALNESKRREEEVAYVIGTGYGRYKVTFGNTQVTEISCHGRGAVHMYPETRTVLDMGGQDTKAISVSEIGEIVDFCMNDKCAAGTGRFLGAASMALDIPLNELGPTALKSKKPVKISTTCTVFAESEVLSWLGKGKKIEDILLGVHQSISSRSLALLRRVGFNDEITFTGGVAKNIGMVEVLTAGLGMKMNVSDESHYMGALGAALFAMDHIMESRIPVGET, encoded by the coding sequence ATGGCATTAGCTGCTGGAGTGGATGTGGGTTCTACACAAACAAAAGCTGTTATTATCAATGAGGACCTGAAAATCATCGGCAGGGCATTGATTGATACGGGTGCTAACGTGGTACAAGCTGCCGAGAAGGCATACTTCAAAGCACTGAATGAGAGCAAACGTCGGGAAGAAGAAGTTGCCTATGTCATTGGAACTGGTTATGGGCGGTATAAAGTAACATTTGGGAATACGCAGGTTACGGAAATCAGTTGCCATGGCCGAGGTGCCGTGCATATGTACCCAGAAACAAGGACGGTTCTAGATATGGGTGGACAGGATACTAAAGCAATCAGTGTTAGTGAAATCGGCGAAATTGTAGATTTTTGTATGAATGACAAATGTGCTGCTGGTACTGGCCGTTTCTTGGGAGCAGCTTCCATGGCTCTAGATATTCCCCTGAATGAACTAGGCCCCACAGCCTTGAAATCAAAAAAACCAGTTAAGATTAGCACTACATGTACTGTGTTTGCGGAATCGGAAGTGTTGTCCTGGCTTGGCAAAGGCAAGAAAATTGAGGACATCCTGTTAGGTGTCCACCAATCGATATCCTCTCGTTCACTTGCTTTATTAAGACGGGTCGGATTTAACGATGAAATTACTTTTACAGGTGGCGTGGCGAAAAATATTGGTATGGTTGAAGTCTTGACTGCAGGCCTTGGGATGAAAATGAACGTGAGTGATGAATCACATTACATGGGAGCTCTGGGAGCTGCACTATTCGCTATGGATCACATTATGGAAAGCCGAATACCTGTAGGTGAAACATGA
- a CDS encoding AMP-binding protein: MEVADKIYKSEIDLMKFPQNLAVMLNQNGENFSSSAVYQEPRNGEYKVLTWSQFVRDISAIQEYLRSMGLKQGDRIAILSRNCQEMLELELAVMAMGAISVPIFAGYPDDQANRLLDFCNPTFAAVADNIQYAKIKTPESLRKIIHFSGDEGKFGSNSISFGDMVSHYIGVTDVTGLDIPADTVSLMMYTSGTMGRPKCVQLTHGNILSQQAAMKALWDLNQEDRFLSYLPWHHSFGGIFEKFAAIVNGATLSLENGYGKDISTLLKNWNHVRPTVFFSVPRIYQEIAIRATQDPAIEKTIFHDELRFVFTAAAALPKNIADLFANYGVPVIEGWGLTETSPCCTTTDPNIERETGVVGKPIPGVSVRIASDGEILVKGPNVMAGYYSNSEATTEVIEESGWFHTGDIGEYTDTGLKLISRKGRIFKLINGENVVPTEVENLISKDCAYLSHTFLSGRNRDYPVILLFPNKNVFSQKPDKSMLCDRCQCPSNMLEYLKCLSECLKIWNQAITPKYARYKKALVLDYELTIENEELTPSMKLSPKVVENIFQDDIASLYESEKPISKKAYVINLE; encoded by the coding sequence ATGGAAGTAGCAGATAAAATATATAAGAGCGAAATTGATTTAATGAAATTTCCGCAGAATCTGGCGGTAATGCTTAATCAAAATGGCGAAAATTTTTCAAGCTCAGCCGTTTATCAAGAACCAAGAAATGGTGAATATAAAGTATTAACCTGGTCTCAATTTGTTAGAGATATTTCAGCTATTCAAGAATATCTACGTTCCATGGGGCTTAAGCAGGGTGATAGAATTGCCATTCTATCGCGCAATTGCCAGGAAATGCTAGAACTGGAGTTGGCTGTTATGGCTATGGGTGCTATTTCAGTTCCCATTTTTGCAGGGTATCCAGATGATCAGGCTAATCGTCTGCTGGATTTTTGTAACCCGACATTTGCAGCAGTAGCTGATAATATTCAATATGCAAAAATCAAGACTCCCGAATCATTGCGAAAAATCATTCATTTTTCTGGCGATGAAGGAAAATTTGGTTCAAACTCCATCTCTTTCGGGGATATGGTTTCTCATTATATTGGCGTTACGGATGTTACCGGGTTAGATATCCCGGCTGACACTGTATCATTGATGATGTACACTTCCGGTACTATGGGAAGGCCCAAATGTGTACAGTTGACTCACGGAAATATTCTATCGCAGCAGGCGGCTATGAAGGCCTTGTGGGATTTGAATCAAGAAGACAGATTCCTGTCCTACCTTCCGTGGCACCATAGTTTTGGCGGAATTTTTGAGAAATTCGCTGCAATTGTGAATGGGGCAACTCTATCTCTTGAAAATGGATATGGTAAAGATATTAGTACCCTTTTAAAAAACTGGAACCATGTACGGCCAACGGTATTTTTCAGCGTCCCTCGTATTTACCAAGAGATCGCTATCAGGGCCACGCAAGATCCGGCTATAGAGAAAACGATTTTTCATGATGAACTACGTTTCGTCTTTACGGCAGCAGCTGCCCTGCCCAAAAATATAGCTGATCTCTTTGCAAACTATGGAGTGCCAGTCATCGAGGGATGGGGATTGACTGAAACTTCTCCCTGTTGTACCACGACTGACCCAAATATTGAGAGAGAAACTGGGGTTGTGGGCAAGCCGATTCCTGGTGTATCTGTGAGAATTGCCTCTGATGGGGAAATACTGGTTAAAGGTCCGAATGTAATGGCCGGATACTACAGCAATTCTGAAGCCACTACTGAAGTGATCGAGGAAAGTGGATGGTTTCACACAGGCGACATAGGGGAATACACAGACACTGGCCTGAAACTCATCTCCAGGAAAGGCAGGATATTCAAGTTGATTAATGGTGAAAACGTGGTCCCCACGGAAGTTGAAAATCTGATTTCAAAGGATTGTGCATATCTATCGCACACCTTTTTGAGTGGTCGCAACCGTGATTATCCAGTAATTCTTCTTTTCCCAAATAAGAATGTGTTTTCCCAAAAACCTGATAAGTCTATGTTATGCGATAGGTGTCAATGCCCATCAAATATGCTGGAATATTTAAAGTGTTTAAGCGAATGTCTAAAGATATGGAACCAGGCTATTACACCGAAATATGCTCGTTACAAAAAAGCGTTGGTACTTGACTATGAACTGACTATCGAGAATGAAGAACTGACTCCTTCAATGAAGCTTTCTCCAAAAGTAGTGGAGAATATCTTTCAAGATGATATCGCCTCTCTCTACGAATCTGAAAAACCAATATCTAAAAAGGCATATGTGATTAATCTGGAATAG
- a CDS encoding acyl-CoA dehydratase activase, producing MDKHHLGIDLGSSYTKFVVTNGSNDLVIKSVIPSLSRNKNLFKSQLSKIKEQFSINGVCTTGYGRDSFQGDVKKTELICASAGISVPYPKHKCIVDIGGEDIKIIESGPSGEVINFHMNDKCAAGTGTFITEIAERAELKIDEMSELAQLATGSKIINSFCTVFAKSEILGWKFNDIPIEEISKGIYLSIVNRIRKLPVKTDIPVILCGGVIAFHPYLQELLTKEFSAEVETAPNPQFAVALGASVLAQKECS from the coding sequence ATGGATAAACATCATCTTGGCATAGACTTGGGTTCCTCTTACACAAAGTTTGTTGTCACGAACGGTTCAAATGATTTGGTAATCAAAAGTGTAATTCCTTCACTAAGCAGGAACAAGAATCTATTCAAGAGCCAGTTGTCTAAAATAAAAGAACAATTCTCAATCAATGGAGTCTGTACAACTGGATACGGTCGAGATAGTTTTCAGGGGGATGTGAAAAAAACGGAATTGATTTGTGCATCGGCAGGAATATCTGTGCCATACCCTAAGCATAAATGCATCGTTGATATTGGTGGCGAAGATATTAAAATTATAGAGAGTGGACCGTCGGGAGAAGTAATTAATTTCCACATGAATGATAAATGTGCTGCGGGTACAGGGACCTTTATCACTGAAATTGCTGAGAGGGCCGAACTTAAAATTGATGAAATGAGCGAACTTGCCCAGTTGGCCACCGGCTCGAAGATAATCAACAGTTTCTGCACAGTATTCGCCAAATCAGAGATTCTAGGATGGAAATTCAATGATATCCCCATCGAGGAAATATCCAAGGGAATATATCTGTCAATCGTAAACCGGATCCGAAAACTTCCTGTCAAAACCGATATTCCTGTAATTCTTTGTGGAGGTGTAATAGCATTTCATCCATACCTGCAGGAACTGTTAACGAAAGAATTTTCGGCTGAGGTGGAAACCGCGCCCAATCCCCAATTTGCGGTTGCATTAGGCGCATCTGTTCTGGCACAGAAAGAATGTTCCTGA
- a CDS encoding 2-hydroxyacyl-CoA dehydratase family protein, giving the protein MKMNNVTKKDIVGRGTREGAALFRDWFQDLTQKAEDDETAAYVFVMGSIAEILRVFDMPMVFPEINSLQTAVRHVADDFLNTAEDYGYSPDICGYVKADFAMQMQNGNHPMGRIPKPGIAVLTNACNTYFKWAEIWERIYDIPMVSIDVPATREAGTRTWPGDEQFEREKKYVKVQLEELIETCEEITGKKFDVDRLREVLGHANTMSRCWKRVLELNQSSPSLFNALTDGTVYLGMSNVFRGTPEGARFFERLVEEMEYMAANGIGTLTDEKYRLSFIGVPCYPIFRRFNEMFTKWGGSFVMSSYLWFASGGTNIGVQYDLDDPFDSLAEGVLISVRDAMDSMFHPELTVLAQSDEFNVDGVVYHPIKSCRTTSTGMADNRRMLMEKSNLPSLFIESDMMDSRVVGEAQMKNRIDAFFEGLASRKARATVEGGG; this is encoded by the coding sequence GTGAAAATGAATAATGTAACTAAAAAAGATATAGTAGGTCGTGGTACCCGGGAAGGGGCTGCTCTTTTTAGAGACTGGTTTCAGGATTTGACGCAGAAGGCCGAAGATGACGAGACTGCAGCCTATGTTTTTGTCATGGGCAGCATTGCAGAAATACTCCGTGTATTTGATATGCCTATGGTGTTTCCAGAAATTAATTCTCTACAGACTGCTGTTCGCCATGTAGCAGACGACTTTCTGAATACAGCAGAGGATTATGGGTATTCTCCAGATATTTGCGGATACGTTAAAGCGGATTTTGCAATGCAAATGCAGAATGGGAATCACCCCATGGGACGCATACCCAAGCCAGGAATTGCCGTACTGACCAATGCCTGTAATACATATTTCAAATGGGCTGAAATCTGGGAGCGGATTTATGACATTCCCATGGTTTCAATAGATGTGCCAGCAACGCGTGAAGCGGGAACGAGGACCTGGCCGGGAGATGAACAATTTGAGCGAGAAAAGAAATATGTAAAAGTTCAACTTGAAGAACTGATAGAAACGTGTGAGGAGATAACAGGAAAGAAATTCGATGTCGATCGTCTCAGGGAAGTTCTAGGACACGCTAACACAATGAGTCGCTGTTGGAAACGAGTACTAGAACTGAATCAGAGCAGCCCTTCTTTGTTCAATGCCCTTACTGATGGAACTGTATATCTAGGGATGTCCAATGTGTTTCGAGGGACTCCCGAAGGAGCCCGGTTTTTTGAAAGGCTGGTAGAAGAAATGGAGTATATGGCTGCAAATGGCATAGGAACCCTTACCGATGAGAAATATAGATTGAGTTTCATTGGTGTTCCTTGTTATCCAATCTTCAGACGTTTCAATGAAATGTTCACGAAATGGGGTGGGTCGTTTGTCATGTCATCCTATCTCTGGTTCGCTTCAGGTGGGACGAATATAGGCGTACAGTATGATTTGGACGACCCTTTTGATTCGCTGGCGGAAGGTGTGTTGATTAGTGTTCGTGACGCCATGGATTCTATGTTTCACCCCGAACTTACGGTTCTTGCACAATCTGATGAGTTCAATGTCGATGGCGTGGTGTACCACCCCATAAAAAGTTGTAGAACGACTTCGACAGGTATGGCAGACAATCGTCGCATGTTAATGGAAAAAAGTAATTTGCCGAGTCTATTTATTGAATCAGACATGATGGATTCAAGAGTTGTCGGAGAAGCCCAGATGAAAAACCGTATTGATGCTTTTTTTGAGGGATTGGCGTCACGGAAGGCAAGGGCTACAGTAGAGGGAGGAGGATAA